A region of Marnyiella aurantia DNA encodes the following proteins:
- a CDS encoding glucose-1-phosphate adenylyltransferase yields the protein MKANVISIVLGGGRGTRLFPLTDSRSKPAVPIAGKYRLVDIPISNCLNSGYNKILVLTQFNSASLNSHIKNSYHFDIFSKGFVDILAAEQNVGNENWYQGTADAVRQSMKHLSKYDYDYILVLSGDQLYQMNFRQMIDFHCENEADITIATIPVNAKDAPGFGILKSDENGDITSFIEKPSPEMLADWKSEVSEKSHSEGKDYLASMGIYVFSKNVLRTLFEENSGDDFGKDIIPASIGKLKTLSYQYEGYWTDIGTTESFYEANIDLCQDFPKFNLFSTSPIFTRARMLPPSKIMGSYVSKAVFGDGCIVMADKIENSIVGNRTRIDKGSTVVNSYIMGSDYYQPTDEIVKNDQEGRPNLGIGKYCYIDRTIIDKNCAIGDNVRIIGGHHIPDGDFETHSIKEGIVVLKKGAVIPAGTHIP from the coding sequence ATGAAAGCAAATGTAATATCGATCGTTTTGGGAGGTGGTCGCGGTACCCGTCTCTTTCCTTTAACGGATTCCCGTTCAAAACCTGCAGTGCCGATTGCAGGTAAGTACCGGCTGGTTGATATTCCAATCTCTAACTGCCTCAATTCCGGCTACAATAAAATTCTGGTACTTACACAGTTTAATTCAGCTTCGCTGAATTCACATATCAAGAACTCCTATCATTTTGATATTTTCAGCAAAGGCTTTGTTGATATTCTTGCCGCCGAGCAGAACGTGGGAAATGAAAACTGGTATCAGGGCACCGCAGATGCGGTGCGTCAGTCCATGAAACATCTTAGCAAGTACGACTACGACTATATTCTGGTACTTTCGGGCGACCAGCTTTACCAGATGAACTTCCGCCAGATGATTGATTTTCACTGTGAAAATGAGGCGGATATAACTATTGCAACCATTCCGGTAAATGCGAAGGATGCGCCGGGATTTGGCATCCTGAAATCAGATGAGAACGGAGACATTACCTCATTTATTGAAAAACCGTCGCCGGAAATGCTGGCGGACTGGAAATCCGAGGTTTCCGAGAAAAGCCACAGTGAAGGTAAGGACTATCTGGCCTCAATGGGCATCTATGTTTTCAGCAAGAACGTTCTACGCACTTTATTCGAGGAAAATTCAGGCGATGATTTCGGAAAGGACATCATCCCGGCTTCGATTGGCAAACTGAAGACCCTAAGCTATCAGTACGAAGGTTACTGGACGGATATCGGGACTACTGAAAGTTTTTACGAGGCCAATATTGACCTTTGTCAGGACTTCCCAAAGTTTAATCTCTTCAGTACATCACCCATTTTTACTCGGGCACGTATGCTGCCACCGTCAAAGATTATGGGCTCATATGTGAGCAAAGCGGTCTTCGGTGACGGCTGTATCGTAATGGCTGATAAGATTGAAAATTCAATTGTGGGGAACCGTACCAGGATCGATAAAGGAAGTACCGTGGTGAACTCTTATATTATGGGATCCGACTATTACCAGCCTACAGATGAAATAGTTAAAAATGACCAGGAGGGCAGGCCTAATTTAGGTATCGGAAAATACTGTTATATAGACAGGACAATTATTGATAAAAACTGTGCTATCGGTGATAATGTGAGGATTATCGGCGGTCATCACATCCCTGACGGTGATTTTGAAACCCATTCCATCAAAGAAGGTATTGTGGTTCTGAAGAAAGGCGCAGTGATTCCCGCCGGCACGCATATCCCGTAA
- a CDS encoding SRPBCC family protein: MRFIKFGLLITILVLAIYAAVMYSLVDESNSFTIEKEINYPVEKVYPQFNQLQNFTRWNDYFSSSRTMRIEYYKPYEGKGAAISFDDPKNEKSGELFIRYHNPDRTLRMQVFEGEESNPTLVDVKFVKAGPEQTRIIWNIHTPKRKLLSRITNLWTEDEFTENLNRSMANLNALLGNKVEKEYLISSIKYDSLMVEKQEGQLLLGINVSATNTREALFRNIVMNHNKVYNFVLNDLDKREDEFGYAVLVTGADNYKDKDVSYFLGIPLSKRVGVSDNSFSFRTINETQSYVIYYQGSYSGRVGSIQKLLQNAKKENVRYGDIQQVFLEVPESENSVRIKLILPVFR, encoded by the coding sequence ATGCGTTTTATTAAGTTCGGTTTACTCATCACCATATTGGTGCTCGCAATCTATGCTGCTGTGATGTACAGCCTCGTAGATGAAAGTAACAGTTTCACAATAGAAAAGGAAATTAATTATCCAGTGGAGAAAGTGTATCCACAGTTTAACCAGCTGCAGAATTTCACGCGCTGGAATGATTATTTTTCTTCCTCACGTACAATGCGGATTGAATACTACAAACCTTACGAAGGAAAGGGAGCGGCCATCAGTTTTGATGATCCGAAAAATGAAAAATCCGGCGAGCTTTTCATCCGCTACCATAATCCCGACCGCACACTTAGGATGCAGGTGTTTGAAGGTGAAGAAAGCAATCCAACACTCGTGGATGTTAAATTTGTAAAAGCCGGTCCCGAACAGACCCGCATTATCTGGAATATACATACGCCGAAACGCAAACTGCTGTCAAGAATTACAAATCTGTGGACAGAGGACGAATTCACTGAAAACCTGAACCGAAGCATGGCTAACCTCAATGCTTTACTGGGAAATAAAGTGGAAAAAGAGTATCTGATCAGCAGTATTAAATATGACAGCCTGATGGTGGAGAAGCAGGAGGGGCAACTGCTCCTGGGTATCAATGTCTCGGCTACCAATACCAGGGAAGCGCTGTTCCGCAATATTGTGATGAACCACAACAAGGTGTATAACTTTGTACTGAATGATCTGGACAAGCGTGAGGATGAATTTGGCTATGCAGTATTAGTAACGGGTGCAGACAATTATAAGGACAAGGATGTTTCCTATTTTTTAGGTATTCCCCTTTCAAAAAGAGTGGGAGTTTCGGACAACAGTTTTTCATTCAGAACCATAAATGAAACTCAGTCGTACGTGATTTATTATCAAGGTTCGTACAGTGGCAGGGTCGGTTCAATTCAAAAACTGCTTCAGAATGCCAAAAAGGAAAATGTACGGTACGGAGACATTCAGCAGGTATTTTTGGAGGTTCCTGAAAGCGAAAACAGTGTCCGTATCAAACTGATTTTGCCGGTTTTCAGGTAA
- a CDS encoding 2-oxoglutarate dehydrogenase E1 component, producing MDKFSFLNAAHSQLIEDLYQQYLKYPDSVEPSWKSFFQGFDFALENYADDDSSAAPAMSANSAAVSNAAAGTEIPEDIKKEFKVLNLIEAYRHRGHLFTNTNPVRERRHYEPTLDIENFGLTQADLNVKFNSAAETGLSGAATLQQIIDHLRKIYCESIGVEYMHINNVDEKKFIREWLQVNENHAKLSAEEKTEILHKLNQAVAFENYLHTKFVGQKRFSLEGGESLIPALDQLISRSSQLGVDEVVLGMAHRGRLNVLTNIFGKSYKQIFSEFEGKEFEEDVFSGDVKYHLGSSKKVKTASGEEVSINLTPNPSHLETVAALVEGICRAKVDDKYKDYKKVLPIVIHGDGAIAGQGIVYEIAQMMTLEGYKTGGTVHIVVNNQVSFTTNYLDARSSTYCTDIAKVTESPVMHINADDVEAVVHAMRFAADFRAQFGKDVYIDLLGYRKYGHNEGDEPRFTQPNLYKSISKHPNPREIYKAELIKENIVSDEVLKKMETEFKALLDEDFDASKEIERNTMDIFMEDDWKAFPICPRGAMQNSVDTTYDLGQLKELAIKMSTLPSDKKFINKITRLYETRKKMIEANSLDWALGEWLAYATLLTEGNNVRISGEDVERGTFSHRHAVVKTEDTEEEFIPLRHISDSRFDVYNSHLSEYAVLGYDYGYAMASPNTLTVWEAQFGDFVNGAQIIVDQYLAAAEEKWKIQNGLVMLLPHGSEGQGAEHSSARLERFLTLCANENMIVANCTTPANYFHLLRRQLKFNFRKPLVVMTPKSLLRHPRVVSPLEDLAQGSFQPILDDTQADASKVEKLVLCSGKLYYELLTKKEELACENIALVRLEQLYPLQQDKVDEVLEKYSNRKQVIWVQEEPENMGAWSYILRNFRSHGIEVIAPVQSGTPAPGSHKMFERNQATIINRVFDRQDEPSKRPVTA from the coding sequence ATGGATAAATTTTCATTCCTGAACGCTGCTCATTCGCAGTTAATTGAAGACCTGTACCAACAATATCTAAAATATCCCGATTCTGTAGAACCCTCCTGGAAATCATTTTTTCAGGGCTTTGATTTTGCGCTGGAAAACTATGCTGATGATGATTCTTCAGCTGCTCCGGCAATGTCCGCAAATTCGGCGGCAGTTTCCAATGCAGCCGCAGGTACAGAAATTCCGGAAGACATTAAAAAAGAGTTCAAGGTTCTCAATCTGATTGAAGCTTACAGACACCGCGGACATCTGTTTACAAATACCAATCCTGTACGCGAAAGAAGACATTATGAACCGACTCTTGATATCGAGAATTTCGGACTTACCCAGGCTGACCTCAATGTAAAGTTCAATTCGGCAGCGGAAACCGGACTTAGCGGTGCGGCTACTCTTCAGCAGATCATCGATCACCTCCGGAAAATCTACTGCGAATCCATCGGTGTGGAATATATGCACATCAACAACGTGGACGAGAAAAAATTTATCCGCGAATGGCTGCAGGTTAACGAAAATCATGCGAAACTATCCGCCGAAGAGAAAACTGAAATCCTGCATAAGCTTAACCAGGCTGTTGCATTCGAAAATTATCTTCACACCAAGTTTGTAGGTCAGAAAAGGTTTTCACTGGAAGGTGGCGAATCTTTGATCCCTGCTCTTGACCAGCTTATCAGCCGCTCCTCACAATTGGGCGTGGACGAAGTTGTACTGGGTATGGCACACCGTGGCCGTCTGAACGTACTTACCAATATCTTCGGGAAGTCTTATAAGCAGATTTTTTCTGAATTTGAGGGTAAAGAATTTGAGGAAGATGTATTCTCCGGTGATGTGAAATACCACTTAGGCTCATCCAAAAAAGTAAAAACAGCTTCCGGTGAGGAAGTTTCTATAAACCTTACGCCAAACCCATCGCACCTGGAAACAGTTGCCGCTTTGGTTGAAGGGATCTGCCGCGCCAAGGTAGATGACAAATACAAAGACTACAAAAAAGTCCTGCCAATCGTAATTCATGGCGATGGAGCGATTGCAGGTCAGGGTATCGTATATGAAATTGCTCAGATGATGACGCTGGAAGGATACAAAACCGGCGGAACTGTTCATATCGTAGTAAACAATCAGGTTTCCTTTACAACTAACTACCTGGATGCACGTTCATCCACCTACTGTACAGATATCGCAAAAGTGACCGAGTCTCCTGTAATGCACATTAATGCTGATGATGTGGAGGCTGTTGTTCATGCCATGCGTTTCGCGGCCGATTTCCGTGCTCAGTTTGGAAAAGATGTTTACATAGATCTTCTAGGATACAGAAAATACGGTCATAACGAAGGCGATGAGCCACGTTTCACCCAGCCTAATCTGTATAAATCCATTTCCAAGCACCCTAATCCAAGGGAAATTTACAAAGCAGAACTTATTAAAGAGAATATAGTTTCTGATGAAGTTCTGAAGAAAATGGAAACCGAGTTCAAGGCACTCCTTGATGAGGATTTTGATGCTTCGAAGGAAATTGAAAGAAACACGATGGACATCTTCATGGAGGATGACTGGAAAGCTTTTCCTATATGTCCAAGAGGGGCTATGCAGAATTCTGTAGATACTACCTATGATCTGGGTCAGCTGAAAGAACTTGCCATTAAGATGTCCACACTTCCTTCAGACAAGAAGTTCATCAACAAAATTACACGTCTTTACGAAACCCGTAAGAAGATGATTGAAGCCAATTCCCTGGACTGGGCTCTTGGCGAATGGTTGGCGTATGCCACACTGCTAACCGAAGGCAATAATGTACGTATATCCGGCGAAGATGTGGAAAGAGGAACCTTCTCCCACCGTCACGCAGTGGTTAAAACCGAGGATACAGAAGAGGAATTCATTCCGCTGAGACATATCTCTGACAGCAGGTTCGATGTGTATAACTCGCATCTGTCTGAATATGCCGTTTTAGGTTACGATTACGGATATGCAATGGCATCTCCAAATACACTTACGGTCTGGGAAGCTCAGTTTGGTGACTTTGTCAATGGTGCGCAGATCATAGTAGACCAGTATCTGGCTGCAGCTGAAGAAAAATGGAAAATACAGAACGGTCTGGTGATGCTGCTGCCTCACGGGTCCGAAGGTCAGGGTGCCGAACACTCTTCTGCACGTCTCGAACGTTTCCTTACCCTTTGTGCAAACGAAAATATGATCGTTGCCAACTGTACCACTCCGGCAAACTATTTCCACCTGCTCAGGAGACAGCTGAAGTTTAACTTCCGCAAGCCTCTGGTGGTGATGACTCCAAAGTCTCTGCTAAGACATCCGCGCGTAGTATCTCCATTGGAAGATCTGGCTCAGGGAAGCTTCCAGCCAATTCTGGATGATACACAGGCTGATGCGTCAAAAGTGGAAAAACTTGTACTTTGTTCCGGTAAACTTTATTATGAGCTGCTGACCAAAAAAGAAGAATTGGCCTGCGAAAATATAGCCCTCGTAAGACTTGAACAGCTTTATCCGCTTCAGCAGGATAAAGTAGATGAGGTCCTTGAGAAATACAGCAACCGCAAACAGGTTATCTGGGTTCAGGAAGAACCGGAAAATATGGGCGCATGGTCTTATATACTCAGGAATTTCCGTTCTCATGGTATTGAGGTTATAGCACCGGTACAAAGCGGAACACCTGCACCGGGAAGCCACAAAATGTTCGAAAGAAACCAGGCAACTATCATAAACAGGGTTTTTGACCGCCAGGATGAACCTTCAAAAAGACCGGTAACTGCCTAA
- a CDS encoding glycogen synthase, producing the protein MDVYHLSMECFPVAKVGGLADVVGALPKYQNKLQGVTARVVIPWYNKPYVQNGNFETVFDGYIYQAPNQLRVHVLKEENDTLGFELYLVQVPGLLDRDNPYGYHDESYQFLAFQHAVLHWLATAKIRPDVLHCHDYHTGLVPFMIENCPEFYFLKGVKTIGTIHNGEYQGQMRWEMLDYFPWIDGSTDLRILDWDGYINPLATMIKCCHAFNAVSGGYLAELYQNFRGLENLVQQEHQKAFGIINGIDTEVWDPVTDMYLDDNFSAANAGQGKWENKKKLCAEYGLNPDLPLFGFIGRFAAEKGADLLPDIVVQSIQQTNGALNIIILGSGESHTENRLSELAMIFSNFALDLGYKEYLSHKIYASADFLLMPSRVEPCGLNQMYAMRYGTVPIVRYTGGLRDTVQDISTGGAGLNFGEATADAAVHAMKRAVHIYHDHELMQHLISTNMNFDFSWDKSAGNYVDLYRK; encoded by the coding sequence ATGGATGTTTATCATCTTTCCATGGAATGTTTCCCGGTAGCCAAAGTGGGCGGACTGGCTGATGTGGTTGGAGCGCTGCCCAAATATCAGAATAAACTTCAGGGAGTTACCGCCAGGGTGGTGATCCCGTGGTATAATAAGCCCTACGTTCAAAATGGGAACTTTGAAACAGTCTTTGACGGATACATTTACCAGGCACCTAACCAACTGCGGGTTCACGTTCTGAAAGAAGAGAATGATACGCTCGGCTTCGAACTGTACCTTGTGCAGGTACCAGGTCTGCTGGACCGCGACAATCCGTACGGTTATCACGATGAAAGCTATCAGTTCCTGGCCTTTCAGCACGCGGTGCTTCACTGGTTAGCTACGGCCAAAATACGTCCGGACGTTCTGCACTGTCACGATTATCATACCGGACTTGTGCCGTTTATGATAGAAAACTGTCCGGAATTCTATTTTTTGAAAGGTGTTAAAACCATTGGTACCATCCATAACGGCGAGTACCAGGGCCAGATGAGGTGGGAAATGCTTGATTATTTTCCGTGGATTGACGGCAGCACCGATTTGCGCATTCTGGACTGGGATGGTTATATCAATCCACTGGCTACCATGATCAAATGCTGCCATGCCTTCAATGCAGTTTCAGGAGGTTACCTTGCTGAACTTTATCAGAATTTCAGAGGTTTGGAAAATCTTGTACAGCAGGAACATCAGAAAGCGTTTGGCATCATCAACGGTATTGATACTGAGGTTTGGGATCCGGTCACAGATATGTATCTTGATGATAACTTCAGCGCAGCTAATGCGGGTCAGGGCAAATGGGAAAATAAAAAGAAACTCTGTGCAGAATACGGTCTGAATCCGGATTTACCGCTGTTTGGATTCATTGGCCGTTTTGCCGCCGAAAAGGGAGCAGATCTGCTGCCTGATATTGTTGTCCAGAGTATTCAGCAAACAAACGGGGCCTTAAACATCATCATTTTAGGTTCAGGTGAAAGTCATACTGAAAACAGGCTGAGCGAACTGGCCATGATTTTTTCCAATTTTGCTCTGGATCTTGGTTACAAGGAGTACCTGTCTCATAAGATATATGCCTCTGCCGACTTCCTTCTTATGCCCTCGCGCGTAGAGCCCTGCGGACTGAACCAGATGTACGCCATGCGCTACGGTACTGTTCCAATTGTAAGGTACACCGGTGGTTTGCGTGATACAGTACAGGATATTTCTACGGGCGGAGCCGGTCTTAATTTCGGTGAGGCTACTGCCGATGCTGCGGTACATGCAATGAAAAGGGCTGTTCATATTTATCATGACCATGAACTTATGCAGCATCTGATCAGTACTAACATGAATTTCGATTTCTCATGGGACAAATCTGCGGGAAATTATGTAGATTTATACAGAAAATAG